The Xiphias gladius isolate SHS-SW01 ecotype Sanya breed wild chromosome 4, ASM1685928v1, whole genome shotgun sequence genome includes a window with the following:
- the LOC120789333 gene encoding potassium voltage-gated channel subfamily S member 3-like, whose product MGYGQTLHRRGNEEDQVHLNVGGVRHEVDPDMLLRFPHTRLARLLHCQSEAAILELCDDYSPAEKEYYFDRNPRVFLCVLNFYHTGRIHIMEELCVFYFSQEIEYWGIQELHLSPCCRNWYHERKEYIEDRDWDMRSDDQQQPSFDSSFEELSALDKDLAKFKGAWCAELRSYVWLRLEDPGHSRASKAIAVASLSVVLTSIVAMCVHSMPEFQRVDDNERPIEDPVLTILEEICIACFSAEFIIRLIVAPSRRKFLGNPLNIIDVASILPFYATLALETADEESAEENEDIENLGKVVQVLRLMRVLRILKLARHSIGLRALGATVRHSYHEVGLLLLFLSVGISIFSALIYFAEKEEVYTDLGTIPSGWWWATITMTTVGYGDTCPVTLAGKIVATLCIICGLLVVALPITIIFNKFSKYYQRNKAMEGQCIPKPERRDPELPYYNIRDLFTDSVYPFIGSITFRNSESSAGDDTDASSLQDIEVYDNDTCVNGAAN is encoded by the coding sequence ATGGGGTATGGGCAAACCCTCCACCGGCGTGGGAATGAGGAGGACCAGGTCCACCTCAATGTGGGAGGGGTACGACATGAGGTGGATCCAGACATGCTGCTCCGCTTCCCTCACACACGTCTGGCTCGTCTCCTCCACTGCCAAAGCGAGGCGGCGATCCTGGAGCTGTGCGACGACTACAGCCCAGCCGAGAAGGAATACTACTTTGACAGGAATCCCCGGGTCTTCCTCTGTGTGCTCAACTTCTACCACACGGGACGTATCCACATTATGGAGGAGCTGTGTGTTTTCTACTTCAGCCAGGAGATCGAGTACTGGGGCATACAGGAGCTCCACCTGAGCCCCTGCTGTAGAAACTGGTACCACGAGAGGAAGGAGTACATCGAGGACAGAGACTGGGACATGAGGAGTGACGACCAGCAGCAGCCAAGCTTTGACTCTTCCTTCGAGGAGCTCTCTGCTCTCGATAAAGACCTGGCCAAGTTCAAAGGTGCCTGGTGTGCAGAATTGAGGAGCTACGTTTGGCTCAGGCTGGAGGATCCAGGTCACTCAAGAGCCTCAAAGGCCATCGCCGTGGCCTCCCTCAGCGTGGTCTTGACCTCTATTGTTGCCATGTGTGTCCACAGCATGCCTGAGTTCCAGCGTGTGGACGACAATGAGAGGCCCATCGAGGACCCTGTCCTCACCATCCTGGAGGAGATCTGCATTGCCTGCTTCTCCGCCGAGTTCATCATCAGGCTGATTGTCGCGCCCTCCCGAAGGAAGTTCCTAGGAAACCCTTTAAACATCATCGATGTTGCTtccattttgccattttacgCCACTTTAGCTCTGGAGACAGCCGACGAGGAGAGCGCGGAGGAGAACGAGGACATAGAGAACCTGGGGAAGGTGGTGCAGGTTCTGCGCCTCATGAGGGTTCTCCGAATCCTCAAGCTGGCTCGTCACTCCATCGGGCTGCGAGCGCTAGGCGCCACCGTCCGCCACAGCTACCACGAGGTgggtcttcttcttctcttcctctcgGTGGGGATCTCCATCTTCTCTGCCCTAATCTACTttgcagagaaggaggaggtgtaCACAGATTTGGGGACCATCCCTTCAGGCTGGTGGTGGGCTACAATCACCATGACCACAGTAGGTTATGGTGACACCTGCCCAGTGACACTGGCAGGGAAGATAGTGGCCACCTTGTGTATCATCTGTGGCCTGTTAGTGGTGGCTCTGCCCATCACCATCATCTTTAATAAGTTTTCAAAGTACTATCAAAGAAACAAAGCCATGGAGGGACAATGTATCCCTAAGCCTGAAAGACGAGACCCAGAACTCCCTTATTATAACATCAGAGACTTGTTCACAGACAGTGTGTATCCATTCATTGGAAGTATCACCTTTAGGAACAGTGAGAGCAGCGCGGGGGATGATACAGACGCCTCCAGTCTCCAGGACATAGAGGTGTATGATAATGACACTTGTGTGAATGGGGCAGCAAACTGA